GTTTAGATGAATTACCGCAACTTTTTAATGTCTTAAAAGGTGATATGAGTTTTGTAGGACCTAGACCACTTTTAGTGGAATATCTACCTCTTTATAATGAAGAGCAAAAACTCCGCCATAAAGTGCGTCCAGGCATTACAGGCTGGGCGCAAGTAAATGGTAGAAATGCTATTTCTTGGCAGAAAAAATTTGAACTTGATGTGTATTATATTAGAAATATTTCTTTTTTGCTTGATTTAAAAATTATATTTTTAACTGCGTTAAAGGTTTTAAAAAGAAGTGGAGTGAGTAAAGAAGGGTGCGTGACAACGGAGAAATTTAATGGAAAGAACTAAAAAAATTTACATTTATGGTGCGAGTGGACATGGGCTTGTTTGTGCTGATGTGGCTATGAGTTTGGGCTATGAAGAATGTATTTTTTTAGATGATAATAAGGGTAAAAAATTTGAAAGTTCTTTGCCAAAATACGATATTTTTGTAGCTATTGGGGATAATAAAATAAGAAAAAAAATTTACGAAAAGCTTTTGCAAAATGGCTTTAAAATTGTAAATCTTATCCATAAAAGTGCGATTATCAGTCAAAGTGCGGATATAAAAGAAAATGCAGGAATTTTAATAATGCCTTTGGTAGTGGTTAATGCAAAGGCAAAGATTGAAAAAGGTGTGATTTTAAACACTTCAAGTGTGATCGAGCATGAATGCGTGGTGGGCGAGTTTTCCCATGTAAGCGTTGGGGCTAAGTGTGCAGGAAATGTGAAAATTGGCAAAAATTGTTTTTTGGGGATTAATTCTTGTGTCTTACCGAATTTAAGTTTGGCAGATGATAGTATTTTAGGCGGTGGAGCGACTTTGATTAAAGATCAATTTGAAAAAGGCATTTTTGTAGGAGTGCCTGCAAAAAGGATGTAAGTGGGTTTTGAATATACCTTTTTGATTGATTTTGTAAGATATCCTTCGCCTTTAGGGTGGATTATTATGAATTTACTCACTATATATCTAATATACTATACACTTCCTTTAAAGAATTCTCTTAAACATAAAATGCTTTTTAAAATTAAAATGAATCCAAATTCTAAGTCTGGCAAGCTTGTAAAATATACCGGCATTGCCATATTTTTTAGTGGGTTAATAGGAATTTGGCGTAATTTTGAAGGCTTTTATCAACTTCCTTTTTTCTTTGAGTTAGAAAATGAAAATTTAAAAGCACTTTGGAGTTTGCAGATATCGGTTTCTTCCATGATAACGGGTATATTTTTATTGCTTTTTTCTGTTGTAAATTTGATGGTAGTTTGCGAAGATGGAATTTATATTCCAACTACACACAATTTGTTTTATAAAAAATTTATAAAACGAGAAGATTTAGAAATTTTTGAAGAAAAGAAAGAATTTTTAAAAAAATTTCAAACTTGTCTTATCATTAAAGCAAAAAACGAAACACTTGAATGTTTTGAAAGTATGTATAAAAAAGAAGACTTAGAAAAACTCAAAATTTGGTATGAAAATAAACTTTGATTGTAAAAAGAATTTTAGCGTTTGATTCTTAGCAAATTATTTTAGATAAAATACATCATTTTAGTAAAATCACTTTTTATAATAAAGGATAAAAAATGAGGTTTTTTCTTTCTCCTCCACATATGGGCGGCAATGAGTTAAAATATATAGAAGAAGTGTTTAAAAGTAATTATATAGCTCCTTTGGGCGAATTTGTAAATCGTTTTGAGGAGAGTGTAAAAGAGTATTCTAAATGTGAAAATGCTTTGGCGTTAAATTCAGCTACCGCGGCTTTGCATTTGGCTTTAAGAGTAGCAGGAGTAAAACAAGATGATATTGTTTTGGCTTCATCTTTTACTTTTATTGCTTCAGTAGCTCCTATTTGTTATCTTAAGGCAAGACCTATTTTTATAGATTGTGATGAGACTTTTAATATCGACATTGATTTGCTAAAACTTGCCATTAAGGAATGCGAAAAAAAACCAAAGGCTTTGATTTTGACTCATCTTTATGGCAATGCGGCTAAAATGGATGAGATTATCCAAGTTTGCGAAAAAGAAAATATTATTCTAATCGAAGATGCGGCTGAGGCTTTAGGAAGTTTTTATAAAGGCAAAGCTTTGGGAACTTTTGGAGAATTTGGTGCTTATTCTTATAATGGCAATAAAATTATCACCACTTCAGGCGGTGGAATGCTTGTAGGTAAAGATAAAGCAAAAATTGAAAAAGCGAGATTTTATAGTACTCAAGCAAGGGAAAATTGTTTACATTATGAGCATTTAGATTATGGTTATAATTACCGCTTAAGCAATGTTTTAGGCGCTATTGGCGTAGCACAGATGGAAGTTTTAGAACAAAGAGTGCTTAAAAAAAGAGAAATTTATGAGTGGTATAAAGAATTTTTAGGGGACAAATTAGTCTTTTTAGATGAACTGCCAAATTCAAGAAGCAATCGTTGGTTAAGCACGGCTTTGATTGATTTTGATAAAAATGAAATGAATGCTTATCAAAAATGTATAGAAATTTCAAAAAAAGATTTAAAGTTGCATTCAAAAATTTCAAAGCTTATAGATGATCTTAAGAAGGAACAAATTGAAACGCGTCCCCTTTGGAAAAGTATGCATATGCAAGAAGTGTTTAAGGGTGCCAAAGCTTATGTTAATGGCAATAGTGAGCTCTTTTTTCAAAAAGGAATTTGCTTGCCAAGTGGTACTGCGATGAGTAAAGATGATGTGTGCGAAATTTCAGATTTGATTTTAAAAAGCATTGAAGGATAAGAATGAATTTAACTTTTTATAAAAGCAAAAGATTGATTTTTTTTCTTTGCTGCGATGTTTTCTTGTTTCTTTTATCGATTTTTTTGGCTTTTTCTTTGCGTTTTAGTGGAGATATTCCTGATATTTTTTATGAAGGTATGATTAAAGCTGGGCTTATTTTACTTGTTTTAAAAATAACTTTTTTATTCATTTTTAGAATTTATAAAGTAGCGTGGAGGTTTTTTTCTTTAAATGAGGCAAGAAAAATTTTCTTTGCCTTGGCCCTAGCAGAGCTTTGTTTTTTGGGAATTTTTTATTTTTATGGAGATTTTTTTAATCCTTTTCCGCGAAGTGTAATTGGTATAGATTTTGTACTTTCTTATATGTTTATAGGAACTTTAAGAATTTCAAAAAGAATGTTTGTTGATTTTAGACATTCTAATTTGATTGATGAAGAAAATCCTTGCATTGTTGTGGGTGCAACCTCTAAGGCTTTGCATCTATTAAAAGGTGCAAAAGAGGGATCTTTGGGGCTTTTTCCTATTGCAGTGGTTGATGAGAGAAAAGAGCTAATTGGAACATATTGCGATAAATTCATTGTAGAAGAAAAAGAAAAAATCAAAGATTATGCTAAAGATGGAATTAAAACGGCTATCATTGCTTTAAAATTGGAGCAAGAAGAATTAAAAAAGCTTTTCGATGAACTGATTTCGTATGGTATTAGTGATGTTAAAATATTTTCTTTCACAAGAAATGAGGCTAGAGATATCAGTATAGAAGATTTGCTTGCTAGAAAGCCAAAAGATTTAGATGATAGGGTAGTGGCAACTTTTTTAAAGGATAAGGTTGTTTTGGTAAGTGGAGCAGGGGGTACTATAGGCAGTGAGCTTTGCAAGCAATGCATTAAATTTGGCGTTAAACATCTTATAATGCTAGATCATAGTGAGTTTAATCTTTATAAAATCAATGAAGATTTAAGTTTGCATAAAGAAAAAATCACTCCTGTAATGCTTAGTATTTTAGACGAAGAAAGTTTAAATGAAGTATTAAAAGAATACAAGCCAGATCTTATCTTGCATGCTGCTGCTTACAAGCATGTCCCACTTTGCGAGCAAAATCCACATTCTGCCGTGCTTAATAATATTTTGGGGACAAAAATTTTAACCGATGTGGCCAAGAAAAATGGGGTTAAAAAATTTGTGATGATAAGTACAGATAAAGCGGTGCGTCCTACAAGTATAATGGGCTGCACTAAAAGGGTTTGCGAGCTTTATACTTTAAATTCAAGTGATGAAAATTTTGAAGTTTCAAGTGTGCGTTTTGGCAATGTTTTGGGTTCTAGTGGGAGTGTGATACCTAAATTTAAAGCGCAAATTGCAAATAACGAACCTTTGACTTTAACTCATCCTGATATAGTGCGTTATTTTATGCTAGTTAGTGAAGCCGTTCAGCTTGTTTTACAAGCAGCGGCTATTGCTAAAGGTGGGGAGCTTTTTGTGCTTGATATGGGTGAGCCTGTGAAGATTATAGATTTGGCTAAAAAAATGCTTATGCTTTCAAATAAAAACGATTTAGAGATCAAAATCACAGGACTTAGAAAAGGTGAAAAACTTTTTGAAGAACTTTTGATTAACGAAAATGATGTGAGAACTCAATATGAAAGTATTTTCGCAACAACAAGTCAAAAGGTAGATTTGCAGATTTTAAATGATCAAATTCAAGCTTTGGTAAAAAGTGAAAATCCGGCTCAAATTCTAAAAACAATTGTGCCTGAATTTAATCACAATAAGGACGGAGATTATCAAGGATAAATTTTTATATTTACTTGATTAATAAGTTTAAAAAAGATAAAATTGCAAATTAAAATAAATTTTTGAATTTATGGAAAGGATTAGCGGTGAGAATGCTAGTTGTAGATGATAGTTCAACTATGAGAAGGATTATTAAAAATACGCTTTCAAGACTTGGACATGATGATGTTTTAGAGGCTGAACATGGACTTGAAGCTTGGGAAATTCTTGAAAAAGATGATACAATTAAGGTTTTAATTACTGATTGGAATATGCCAGAAATGAATGGTTTGGATCTTGTTAAAAAGGTTAGAGCGGATAAAAAATTTGAAGATATGCCTATCATTATGGTTACAACTGAGGGTGGAAAGGCCGAGGTTATTACCGCTTTAAAAGCAGGTGTGAATAATTATATTGTAAAGCCTTTTACTCCGCAAGTTTTAAAAGAAAAACTTGAAGATGTTTTAGGTACTAATGTGGGATAATTTTTGGGTTTTTAATTTAAAAATGCAATCTTATTATAATGAACTTTTTTTTAAAGTAGATATTGGTTTTTTGCCCTTTTTTGTCGATGTTGTTTTTGATTTAGGTATTGAAGCTATAGAAGAAAAAGATGGGGGAATTTATGTTAGATCTGATGAGAGTTTGGAAGATTTATTTTGGGCTTTAAATTGTTTGAAAGAAAAATTAGAAATACAAAAATCTCAAAAAATCAGTTTTGATATAAAATTAGAACAAAAAGAAAATAAAGATTGGATTGAAGAATATAAAAAAGGTGTTAATCCTATACAAATTGATAATTTTTATATACACACTACTTGGCAAGAACCAAAACAAAATTTAATTAATATACAAATCGATCCTGCCTTAGCCTTTGGCTCTGGTCATCACGAAAGTACACATTCTTGTATAAAGTTATTGCAAAAATATGCTAAAAAAGATATGCAAGTTTTAGATCTTGGTTGTGGAAGCGGAATTTTAAGTATAGTTCTAGCAAAATTAGGACTTAAGGTTGATGCTTGCGATACT
This genomic interval from Campylobacter sp. CCS1377 contains the following:
- the pglC gene encoding undecaprenyl phosphate N,N'-diacetylbacillosamine 1-phosphate transferase, with product MYEKFLKRMLDFCLALILLMLFSPLIIITALLLKITQGSVIFTQNRPGLNEKIFKIYKFKTMSDEKDENGELLSDELRLKAFGKIVRSLSLDELPQLFNVLKGDMSFVGPRPLLVEYLPLYNEEQKLRHKVRPGITGWAQVNGRNAISWQKKFELDVYYIRNISFLLDLKIIFLTALKVLKRSGVSKEGCVTTEKFNGKN
- the pglD gene encoding UDP-N-acetylbacillosamine N-acetyltransferase → MERTKKIYIYGASGHGLVCADVAMSLGYEECIFLDDNKGKKFESSLPKYDIFVAIGDNKIRKKIYEKLLQNGFKIVNLIHKSAIISQSADIKENAGILIMPLVVVNAKAKIEKGVILNTSSVIEHECVVGEFSHVSVGAKCAGNVKIGKNCFLGINSCVLPNLSLADDSILGGGATLIKDQFEKGIFVGVPAKRM
- the pglE gene encoding UDP-N-acetylbacillosamine transaminase: MRFFLSPPHMGGNELKYIEEVFKSNYIAPLGEFVNRFEESVKEYSKCENALALNSATAALHLALRVAGVKQDDIVLASSFTFIASVAPICYLKARPIFIDCDETFNIDIDLLKLAIKECEKKPKALILTHLYGNAAKMDEIIQVCEKENIILIEDAAEALGSFYKGKALGTFGEFGAYSYNGNKIITTSGGGMLVGKDKAKIEKARFYSTQARENCLHYEHLDYGYNYRLSNVLGAIGVAQMEVLEQRVLKKREIYEWYKEFLGDKLVFLDELPNSRSNRWLSTALIDFDKNEMNAYQKCIEISKKDLKLHSKISKLIDDLKKEQIETRPLWKSMHMQEVFKGAKAYVNGNSELFFQKGICLPSGTAMSKDDVCEISDLILKSIEG
- the pglF gene encoding UDP-N-acetylglucosamine 4,6-dehydratase (configuration-retaining), whose amino-acid sequence is MNLTFYKSKRLIFFLCCDVFLFLLSIFLAFSLRFSGDIPDIFYEGMIKAGLILLVLKITFLFIFRIYKVAWRFFSLNEARKIFFALALAELCFLGIFYFYGDFFNPFPRSVIGIDFVLSYMFIGTLRISKRMFVDFRHSNLIDEENPCIVVGATSKALHLLKGAKEGSLGLFPIAVVDERKELIGTYCDKFIVEEKEKIKDYAKDGIKTAIIALKLEQEELKKLFDELISYGISDVKIFSFTRNEARDISIEDLLARKPKDLDDRVVATFLKDKVVLVSGAGGTIGSELCKQCIKFGVKHLIMLDHSEFNLYKINEDLSLHKEKITPVMLSILDEESLNEVLKEYKPDLILHAAAYKHVPLCEQNPHSAVLNNILGTKILTDVAKKNGVKKFVMISTDKAVRPTSIMGCTKRVCELYTLNSSDENFEVSSVRFGNVLGSSGSVIPKFKAQIANNEPLTLTHPDIVRYFMLVSEAVQLVLQAAAIAKGGELFVLDMGEPVKIIDLAKKMLMLSNKNDLEIKITGLRKGEKLFEELLINENDVRTQYESIFATTSQKVDLQILNDQIQALVKSENPAQILKTIVPEFNHNKDGDYQG
- a CDS encoding chemotaxis response regulator CheY; this encodes MRMLVVDDSSTMRRIIKNTLSRLGHDDVLEAEHGLEAWEILEKDDTIKVLITDWNMPEMNGLDLVKKVRADKKFEDMPIIMVTTEGGKAEVITALKAGVNNYIVKPFTPQVLKEKLEDVLGTNVG
- a CDS encoding 50S ribosomal protein L11 methyltransferase; amino-acid sequence: MQSYYNELFFKVDIGFLPFFVDVVFDLGIEAIEEKDGGIYVRSDESLEDLFWALNCLKEKLEIQKSQKISFDIKLEQKENKDWIEEYKKGVNPIQIDNFYIHTTWQEPKQNLINIQIDPALAFGSGHHESTHSCIKLLQKYAKKDMQVLDLGCGSGILSIVLAKLGLKVDACDTDELAISSTLSNAKLNHLSLNHSWIGSIDKATIKYDLIVANIIADVILILEKDLKNSLKDGAYLILSGILDKYEERVKDKFKDLKLVESLKVNEWLSLVYKKEGNE